One Baekduia alba genomic window, GACCGACGGCGACGCGATCATCACGTCCGACGTCGGCCAGCACCAGATGTGGTCCGCGCAGTACTACAAGTTCGACAAGCCGCGCCGCTGGATCAACAGCGGTGGGTTGGGCACGATGGGCTTCGGCCTGCCGGCCGCGATGGGCGCGGCCGTCGGCATGCCCGACGAGACCGTCGTCTGCATCACCGGCGACGGCTCGGTGCAGATGAACTCGCAGGAGCTCGCGACCTGCGTCCAGAACCGGATCCCGGTCAAGGTGTTCATCTTGAACAACGGCTACCTGGGCATGGTCCGCCAGTGGCAGGAGCTGTTCTGGGACAACCGCTACTCGCACGTCGACATGGGGCAGTCGCCGGACTTCGTCAAGCTCGCCGAGGCCTACGGGGCCACGGGGCTGCGGCTGACGAGCAAGGAGACGCTCGTCGACGACCTGCGGGGGGCGATCGCGACCGAGGGCCCGGTCCTCGTCGACATCCGCGTCACCCGCGAGGAGAACGTGTACCCGATGATCGCGCCCGGCGCCGCCGCTCGCGAGATGGTGGGCTGAGGACATGGGCGATCCGGGAACCAAGGAGCTGCTCTCCCTCGAGGACCTCGAGGCGAGCGGCCAGATGCGGTCGGGGCGCAAGCACGTCCTGACCATCCTGGTGGAGAACAAGCCGGGCGTGCTGACGCGCATCGCCGGCCTGTTCGCGCGCCGCGGGTTCAACATCGACACGTTGACCGTCGGGCCGACCGACGACGAGCACATCTCGCGCGTGACGCTGACGGTGGACGGTGCGCTGCACCCGATCGACCAGGTCACCAAGCAACTGCACAAGCTCATCAACGTGCTCAAGATCCGCGATCTCGAGCCGGACGAGACCGTGACGCGCGAGCTCGCGCTGTTCAAGGTCGCCGTCGACGGCGCGCAGCGCGCGGAGGTGCTCCAGCTGACGGACATCTTCCGCGGCAGG contains:
- the ilvN gene encoding acetolactate synthase small subunit, giving the protein MGDPGTKELLSLEDLEASGQMRSGRKHVLTILVENKPGVLTRIAGLFARRGFNIDTLTVGPTDDEHISRVTLTVDGALHPIDQVTKQLHKLINVLKIRDLEPDETVTRELALFKVAVDGAQRAEVLQLTDIFRGRIVDVTRRSIIVEITGTTDKIESFEALLRPFGMVEMMRTGEIAISRGRGET